The nucleotide window TATTTGTGCAACACCCTTCGGAAAAGGGGCGAAGTCGGGCCGTTCGAAGCGGTTCCTTTGTTGCGTGTGCAGGAGTCCTCGGTAATTGTGATCGGGCGACGGAGGGGGGCATCCCGAGGTCGTCCCGTTTTAGGTGGTTCGCTTAAGTCCCTCGCGTTCATGCGGGAGTGTCCGAAGGCGCGAAGCGACTAAGCGGGTTTCAGGGGACAAGGGAACCAACCTTAGGGTACTTCACCCAGCGGATCCGGAACCTTCCCTACAGAGCAACTTGGAGGTTTAGCATGAAGATGGTTAAGAGCCTTATTCTCGGCTCAGCGGCGGGTCTGATCGCCATGAGCGGGGCGCAGGCGGCCGATCTTCCCGTCAAGGCCAAAGCGGTCGAGTACGTGAGGATCTGCTCCCTGTATGGCGCGGGTTTCTTCTATATCCCGGGCACCGACACCTGCATCAAGCTGGGTGGTTATCTGCGCGTTGATACCACGTTTAACGGCGCCACCTACGGTGCTCCGGCCTGGAACGGCGATCTCGGCCAGGGCAATCGCTACCGCGATTACTTCGTCTCCCGTTCCCGTATGGCGCTGACGGTCGATACCCGCACCGCCACCGAATACGGCGTCGTCCGCACCTTCGGTCAGGGCGACTTCCAGTTCGACAACTTCAACAACGGCTCCCGCAACCCGACGATCCCCTTCAATTCGACGCAGCTTTCCGGCGCTGGCGGCGGCTATGTCGCGGTTGAAATGGTGTTCATCCAGTTCGCTGGTTTCACCTTCGGTAAGTCGGCTTCGGCCTACGCGACGCCTTGGAACGGCTATCCGGGCAACAACAACTCGTTCTTGATGGGCGGTCCGGACTACGTGACCGGCGTCAACAACATCCAGTACCAGGCTCAGTTCGGCAACGGCGTGTCGGCCAGCATCGGCCTCGATGAACCGAACGTGTTCGGCCGCACCTCGTTGCTGAACCTCGGCGTTCCCGGTGGCAGTGGCTTCGCCACCGCCGGCGCCAACGCCTACGGCGGAATCTGGGTTCCCGACATCGTCGGCAACATCCGCGTCGACCAGGCCTGGGGTCTGTTCCAGATTGCAGGTAGGACGCACTATTTGAACGCTTCCTACAATGTTCTCGGCGCCGGCGGCGTTCCGACCAACTTATCGGAGCTCTCCGGTCACCCCGAAAGCAAGTGGGGCGGTTCTGTGACGGCTGCGTTGCAGATCAAGAACCTGCCGACCGGTGCGGGCGACGACTTCAAGATCGACGCCACCTACGCCAAGGGTGCGACCAAGTCGGTGGTCTCCACGAGCGGCGGTTCGCCGAGCTTCGTGATGTTCGGCGACACCAGCCTTGCGGGTGGTTACCAGAGCATCGGTTTCGGCCAGACCGCTGACGGCGTCTACCTGCCCGGCTTCACTGACGGCATCAAGCTGGTGGATGCCTGGGGTATCCGTGGTGCGTTCAACCACAACTGGGATCCCTTCTGGTCGACCAGCCTCTGGGGCAGCTACGGTCAGGTGCGCTACGGCGGCAACGCCTTGGACATCACCTCGGCGAAGGGCGCTTGGTGCGCCGTCTACACTACTGGCAAGCTCGTGTCTGCAGACTATAGCTGCAACCCGGACTTCAACTTTGCCCAGATTGGTCTGACCACCCGCTGGACTCCCGTCAAGAACCTGACGTTCTCGGCTGAAGTCGGTGCGTTCTTCCTCGACCAGAAGATGCAGGGCTCTGCCATCTTGACGCCGTCGGCTCCCAAGCCGACCGCCATCTACGAGTTCCGCGATCAGAGCACTGTGTTCCTGAACGTTCGCGC belongs to Bradyrhizobium icense and includes:
- a CDS encoding porin; its protein translation is MKMVKSLILGSAAGLIAMSGAQAADLPVKAKAVEYVRICSLYGAGFFYIPGTDTCIKLGGYLRVDTTFNGATYGAPAWNGDLGQGNRYRDYFVSRSRMALTVDTRTATEYGVVRTFGQGDFQFDNFNNGSRNPTIPFNSTQLSGAGGGYVAVEMVFIQFAGFTFGKSASAYATPWNGYPGNNNSFLMGGPDYVTGVNNIQYQAQFGNGVSASIGLDEPNVFGRTSLLNLGVPGGSGFATAGANAYGGIWVPDIVGNIRVDQAWGLFQIAGRTHYLNASYNVLGAGGVPTNLSELSGHPESKWGGSVTAALQIKNLPTGAGDDFKIDATYAKGATKSVVSTSGGSPSFVMFGDTSLAGGYQSIGFGQTADGVYLPGFTDGIKLVDAWGIRGAFNHNWDPFWSTSLWGSYGQVRYGGNALDITSAKGAWCAVYTTGKLVSADYSCNPDFNFAQIGLTTRWTPVKNLTFSAEVGAFFLDQKMQGSAILTPSAPKPTAIYEFRDQSTVFLNVRAQRNF